The following are from one region of the Stanieria cyanosphaera PCC 7437 genome:
- a CDS encoding PAS domain-containing sensor histidine kinase: MTNHASSPLQSSSRQNFASQLKFAAIVTSLLVICLGCAGILGWVFDLTIFKSIFPQHVTMKVSTALGFILGGILLLLWHQQQSHSRNNHALILCLWQYLLPSLIILFSLLTLGEYGFNLDLSTDWLAFPEPDNPTDLITRGRMTPYTALNFFLFNLAFLLLIQKYYLTAQLLIVLVIAIATVNLVGHTYNITIFYEVVSGTEMAIHTAFGFILLAFAFLGSCPERGWIKEIATEKAGGLMARWLFPILLLIPPFSGWFFWWWLQGNVYSVRLIIALRILLEMVFFGVIVWWSAKKLNEMDRQRQQVSQALLDTEKRFRAIFNQTFQFIGLLAPDGTLLEANQTILDFGGISLSEVVGKPFWQTYWWQISEQTQLDLQSAIALARQGEFIRYEVDLQGANKRIITIDFSLRPVIDEIGAVILLIPEGRDISERKQAEKALQKSELRYRAIVEDQTELICRYLPDSTMLFANDAYCRYFGLDKNTLINQKYTPVIYETDRQRVDQLVESMNIDHPSVMIENRVWAKGKVRWTQWNNRMIFDRQGQFLEYQSVGRDITELKEVEENLRATEELFRQLAENIKDIFFLYSADGKLIYVSPAYEKILHQSCSSLYENPESWLAMVHPNDRPIFQQALAQLNQGDQTYEYRVIAPDGEEASPREGSSLPSNGRACELRQINWIRTRTFVIQDESGKVYRIAGIGEDVTIQKQAEEKFNALIQELKRSNEALEEFAYVVSHDLLSPLHKQRMLRELLLAQYGEILDEQAQEYLDSMAQLNQKMQNLVRGLLAFARVTTQAQPFVLVDLNSVVREVIEEFEAEIAQVNAQIEVGTLPTINGDRLQLYQLFHNLLENALKFRAVERQLKIKIYQLFTTQTPLDTQMCQIMIEDNGIGFETEAREKIFAPFHRLQSYRKYKGTGLGLAICRKIIERHQGTITAQSQLQQGASFTICLPF, from the coding sequence ATGACTAATCATGCTAGTTCACCCCTTCAATCATCGTCAAGGCAAAATTTTGCGAGTCAACTCAAGTTTGCTGCTATTGTCACCAGTCTTCTTGTGATTTGCTTGGGTTGTGCTGGTATTTTAGGCTGGGTGTTTGATCTAACTATTTTTAAAAGTATTTTTCCTCAACACGTGACCATGAAAGTTAGTACTGCTCTAGGTTTTATCTTAGGAGGTATTTTGCTTTTATTGTGGCATCAACAACAAAGCCATTCTCGGAACAATCATGCTTTAATTTTATGTTTGTGGCAGTATTTGTTACCAAGTTTGATAATTCTATTCAGCCTGCTAACTTTGGGTGAATATGGCTTCAATCTAGATTTAAGTACAGATTGGCTTGCGTTTCCAGAACCAGACAATCCTACGGATTTGATCACAAGAGGAAGGATGACACCTTATACGGCTTTGAACTTTTTCTTGTTTAATTTGGCTTTTTTACTTTTAATTCAAAAATACTATCTTACTGCTCAATTACTGATTGTTTTGGTAATAGCGATCGCGACTGTTAATTTAGTTGGTCATACTTACAACATCACTATATTTTACGAAGTCGTCTCGGGGACAGAAATGGCAATTCACACTGCCTTTGGTTTTATTTTGCTAGCTTTTGCTTTTTTAGGTAGTTGCCCCGAACGAGGCTGGATCAAAGAGATCGCTACAGAAAAAGCTGGCGGGTTGATGGCTCGTTGGTTATTCCCGATTTTGCTGCTTATTCCACCCTTCTCGGGCTGGTTTTTTTGGTGGTGGTTACAAGGAAATGTTTACAGTGTCAGATTAATTATTGCCCTGAGAATTTTATTGGAGATGGTATTTTTTGGGGTAATTGTCTGGTGGAGTGCCAAAAAGTTAAATGAAATGGACCGCCAACGACAACAGGTTTCTCAAGCATTATTAGATACTGAAAAGCGATTTCGCGCTATTTTTAATCAAACTTTTCAGTTTATTGGTCTACTTGCTCCTGATGGTACACTTTTGGAAGCAAATCAGACAATTTTGGATTTTGGTGGCATTAGCCTCTCAGAAGTAGTGGGCAAACCTTTTTGGCAAACCTATTGGTGGCAAATTTCTGAACAAACTCAATTAGATTTACAAAGTGCGATCGCACTGGCTAGACAAGGAGAATTTATTCGTTACGAAGTAGATCTTCAAGGTGCTAACAAACGAATCATTACTATCGATTTTTCTCTACGTCCAGTGATCGATGAAATAGGTGCAGTAATTTTATTGATTCCCGAAGGAAGAGATATTAGTGAGCGCAAACAGGCTGAAAAAGCTTTGCAAAAAAGTGAATTAAGATATCGAGCGATCGTAGAAGATCAAACGGAATTGATCTGTCGCTACTTACCAGATTCAACCATGTTATTTGCTAATGATGCCTACTGTCGTTATTTTGGTTTAGATAAAAATACTTTAATTAATCAAAAATATACTCCTGTAATTTATGAAACAGATCGTCAACGGGTAGATCAACTGGTTGAGTCTATGAACATCGATCATCCCAGCGTTATGATTGAAAATCGGGTTTGGGCAAAAGGAAAAGTGCGATGGACACAATGGAATAACAGGATGATTTTTGACCGACAAGGACAATTTTTGGAATATCAATCAGTAGGAAGAGATATAACTGAGCTTAAAGAGGTCGAAGAAAATTTAAGAGCAACTGAAGAACTTTTTCGTCAACTCGCAGAAAATATTAAAGACATCTTTTTTCTCTATTCTGCTGATGGCAAACTCATCTATGTTAGTCCAGCCTATGAAAAAATTTTGCATCAGTCTTGTAGCAGTTTATATGAAAATCCTGAATCTTGGCTAGCAATGGTTCATCCTAATGACCGCCCAATTTTCCAACAAGCTTTAGCTCAATTGAACCAAGGAGATCAAACCTATGAATACCGCGTTATCGCTCCAGATGGTGAGGAAGCGTCTCCCCGTGAGGGGTCGTCCCTGCCGTCGAACGGCAGGGCTTGTGAACTCCGTCAAATTAACTGGATTAGAACTAGAACTTTTGTGATCCAAGATGAGTCGGGCAAAGTTTACCGCATTGCTGGTATTGGTGAAGATGTAACAATCCAAAAACAAGCAGAAGAAAAATTTAACGCTTTGATTCAAGAATTGAAGCGAAGTAATGAAGCTTTAGAAGAATTTGCCTATGTAGTTTCTCACGATCTACTTTCTCCTTTGCACAAACAGCGAATGTTGAGAGAATTACTTTTAGCTCAGTATGGTGAAATTTTAGACGAGCAAGCACAAGAATATCTAGACAGCATGGCACAGCTAAACCAAAAAATGCAAAATCTCGTTCGAGGTTTATTGGCGTTTGCTCGTGTCACTACTCAAGCACAGCCATTTGTTTTAGTAGATCTTAATTCTGTAGTTCGAGAAGTTATTGAGGAATTTGAGGCAGAAATTGCCCAAGTTAACGCACAAATCGAAGTAGGAACATTACCTACGATTAATGGCGATCGCTTGCAATTATATCAACTATTTCATAATTTACTAGAAAATGCTCTTAAGTTTCGTGCTGTGGAGCGACAACTAAAAATTAAGATTTATCAGTTATTTACTACTCAAACACCATTAGATACTCAAATGTGTCAAATTATGATCGAAGATAATGGAATCGGTTTTGAAACTGAAGCAAGAGAAAAAATTTTTGCTCCTTTTCATCGTTTACAAAGTTATAGAAAATATAAAGGTACGGGTTTAGGTTTAGCAATTTGTCGTAAAATAATCGAACGTCATCAAGGCACAATTACTGCTCAAAGCCAGCTACAACAAGGAGCAAGTTTCACGATTTGTTTGCCATTCTAA
- a CDS encoding response regulator, translating to MLNHPCRVLLVEDEPEDLEKLKTILTNARSASFRRGFNLTRAETLAEGKQLIAQAEFEVVILDLMLPDSRGLNTLREMQSLNSKVPIIVLTSIEDEIVAVKVLELGACGYLPKNVLAQNLLIYAIRTAIERKLQLAKFEEWQKQQPAQEIALLENFLNEQLLSSESLHKKMPDIVAEIKEHYHDLLDRFVEQKLYQVQYQIACQIDVLVEQLGYLQATPRDLVEVHSAILKQKQATLGHRQAMTYTIEGRYLLLEMMGKLAAYYRKYYIGLNKINLAQNYNNEVSRSNQISNT from the coding sequence ATGTTAAATCATCCCTGTCGAGTTTTATTGGTAGAAGATGAACCAGAAGATCTCGAAAAACTAAAAACAATATTGACTAATGCTCGTTCGGCGTCTTTTCGACGTGGATTTAATTTAACTCGGGCTGAAACCTTAGCTGAAGGCAAACAACTAATTGCTCAAGCAGAATTTGAGGTTGTAATTCTCGATCTGATGTTGCCAGATAGTCGTGGGCTTAATACCCTCCGAGAAATGCAATCTTTAAACTCTAAAGTTCCAATTATTGTTTTAACTTCAATAGAAGATGAAATTGTTGCTGTTAAAGTTTTAGAATTAGGAGCTTGTGGCTATTTACCTAAAAATGTTTTGGCTCAAAATTTATTAATTTATGCAATTCGCACTGCGATTGAGCGTAAACTTCAACTAGCCAAATTTGAAGAATGGCAAAAGCAACAACCAGCCCAAGAAATAGCTTTACTAGAAAATTTTTTAAACGAGCAGTTATTAAGTTCAGAATCTCTGCATAAAAAAATGCCAGACATCGTAGCAGAGATAAAAGAACACTATCATGATTTGCTTGATCGCTTTGTCGAACAAAAACTTTATCAAGTGCAATATCAAATAGCTTGTCAAATCGATGTTTTAGTCGAACAACTAGGATATCTTCAAGCTACTCCCAGAGATTTAGTTGAGGTTCATAGCGCAATTTTAAAACAAAAACAAGCAACTCTGGGTCATCGACAAGCTATGACTTATACCATAGAAGGACGCTATTTACTGTTAGAAATGATGGGTAAATTAGCAGCTTACTATCGTAAATATTATATTGGGTTAAATAAAATTAATCTTGCCCAAAATTATAATAACGAAGTTTCGAGAAGTAATCAAATATCAAATACTTAA
- a CDS encoding circadian clock KaiB family protein gives MCIRYLLKLYVSGDTARTRKAIANLQEFCQQQLPEQTKIEIIDILKNPEIAEEKKILITPTLIKEFPLPQERIIGDLANREVVAFALNIQLKYPQSD, from the coding sequence ATGTGTATAAGATATTTATTAAAACTATATGTCAGTGGAGATACTGCTCGAACTCGGAAAGCGATCGCTAATTTACAAGAGTTTTGTCAGCAACAATTGCCTGAACAAACCAAAATTGAAATTATCGATATTTTAAAAAATCCTGAAATTGCAGAAGAAAAAAAAATTTTAATTACGCCTACTCTAATCAAAGAGTTTCCTTTGCCTCAAGAGCGAATTATTGGCGACCTTGCTAATCGAGAGGTCGTTGCTTTTGCTCTTAATATTCAATTAAAATACCCTCAATCTGATTAA
- the kaiC gene encoding circadian clock protein KaiC, translating to MNQPPEHDVLAKIETGISGFDVFSEGGLPKGRTSLVTGTAGSGKTIFACQFLIEGIKRGQNGVFVSFEESPKMLRKNMRGLGWDIQAWEQEGKWSFVDVSPQDRNLPVVSGEYELDPLITRFIYAIERVNAQRVAMDSLGAIFSYVPNIGQVRSVLFKLAQLLREMEITAVLTSERTADYGEISRYGIEEFVADNVIILRNSLVEEKRRRTIEILKFRGVSHQHGEFPFTIVPEQGIVVIPFSTDVLKRKSSRNRITSGNQELDAMCGGGWFEGSIILVSGATGTGKTLMATEFIKGGVKNGEKCLLFAFEESRDQLLGNALGWGVDFERMERENQLKIVCYYPEITGLESHFVKMRTQIEQFQPQRIAIDSISALEKVSTLKAFREFLLTVNTMIKEKGITCLCTANTPSLVGSESITESNVSTNTDLIVLLRYVEVYGEIRRGLAVLKMRGSKHDKDIREFLIDDRGMHLGQAFRNITGILAGNPSLVNSDELDRLNNLFKET from the coding sequence ATGAACCAACCACCAGAACACGACGTGTTAGCAAAAATCGAAACAGGAATTTCTGGTTTTGATGTTTTTTCGGAAGGGGGATTGCCGAAAGGAAGAACAAGTTTAGTAACGGGAACTGCTGGCAGTGGTAAAACAATTTTTGCCTGTCAATTTTTAATCGAAGGTATTAAAAGAGGGCAAAACGGAGTTTTTGTAAGCTTTGAAGAATCACCAAAAATGTTGCGTAAAAATATGCGCGGGTTGGGTTGGGATATTCAAGCTTGGGAGCAAGAAGGTAAGTGGAGTTTTGTTGATGTTTCTCCTCAAGACCGTAATCTTCCTGTGGTGAGCGGTGAATATGAACTAGATCCTCTAATAACTCGCTTTATTTATGCCATTGAACGGGTCAATGCTCAAAGAGTAGCAATGGATTCTCTGGGAGCAATTTTTAGTTATGTGCCGAATATCGGTCAAGTTCGGAGTGTTTTGTTTAAACTAGCTCAACTGCTTCGAGAAATGGAAATTACGGCAGTATTAACCTCAGAACGTACTGCTGATTATGGAGAGATTAGTCGTTATGGGATTGAAGAATTTGTTGCCGATAATGTCATTATTCTCCGTAATTCTCTAGTTGAAGAAAAACGTCGTCGCACGATTGAAATTCTGAAGTTTCGGGGTGTATCTCATCAACATGGTGAGTTTCCTTTTACTATTGTCCCTGAGCAAGGAATTGTGGTAATTCCCTTTTCTACAGACGTATTAAAACGCAAATCCTCAAGAAACAGAATTACTTCAGGCAATCAAGAACTTGATGCTATGTGTGGAGGTGGTTGGTTTGAGGGTTCAATTATTTTGGTGTCGGGTGCGACTGGTACAGGTAAAACTCTGATGGCAACAGAATTTATCAAAGGAGGCGTGAAAAACGGCGAAAAATGTTTATTATTTGCCTTTGAAGAAAGTCGAGATCAACTTTTAGGTAATGCTTTGGGTTGGGGTGTCGACTTTGAGCGGATGGAAAGAGAGAACCAACTCAAAATTGTTTGTTATTATCCAGAAATCACTGGTCTTGAATCTCATTTTGTCAAAATGAGAACACAGATTGAACAGTTTCAACCCCAAAGGATAGCAATTGATAGTATTTCTGCACTAGAAAAAGTTTCGACTCTCAAAGCTTTTCGGGAATTTTTGCTAACTGTTAATACTATGATCAAAGAAAAAGGGATTACCTGTCTCTGTACAGCAAATACTCCAAGTTTAGTTGGTAGCGAGTCGATTACAGAATCAAATGTTTCTACTAATACAGATTTGATTGTGTTATTGCGCTACGTAGAAGTATATGGAGAAATTCGGCGAGGATTAGCTGTATTAAAAATGCGTGGTTCTAAACATGATAAAGATATTCGGGAGTTTTTGATCGATGATCGGGGAATGCATCTAGGACAAGCTTTTCGCAATATTACAGGCATTTTGGCAGGAAATCCTAGTTTAGTAAATTCTGATGAATTAGACCGCCTCAACAACTTATTTAAAGAAACGTAA
- a CDS encoding ATP-binding protein, which translates to MKSSETQNLTSKSTLPKIEILIVQDSYSSAEAIASLLIKAGFKLIWHQVSTQADYLAHLSRDLDLILVDDCQTQLPSKEALRLWVEKKLTIPVLIINGEGKIPDAVAAIKAGASNYLTSAEMKQLPLAVEQVLQEQFHFCVQLRKCVHESEQQLQKLITENADGIIAVDEQGIVQFVNPAALQLLQKSSTQLLGESFGFPVVNGDYLEVDIPQTQGHILVAQMRVSQILWQGTTAYLVSLRDITKLKQAEEEKVKLLAEAQAANRAKDEFLAILSHELRTPLNPIVGWSQLISGGTLNQTQIEQGVEIIHRNAMLQAQLIEEILDLSRIVRGKLQLEISKVNLSKIVTYALENLHLAAQAKSIEIITHFEPDLGLVYGDPTRLQQVIWNLLSNAVKFTSDRGRIEITLKKIGNTAQLQVTDNGKGIEPEFLPYVFDYFRQAENVTSRVVGGLGLGLAIVRHLVELHGGTVTAHSDGIGQGATFIVTLPMIDSCEQSKSEGSLFRSLKDLSQVKVLVVDDDESSRNLLVGVLKNEGAEAIATASGSDALTAIQKSHPDILVSDIVMPEMDGYQLIQRVRELPAEQGGNLSAISLSAYTSSIDAQQSLAAGFDLHLNKPLDLNNFLKVVTQLAQKNL; encoded by the coding sequence ATGAAATCAAGCGAAACACAAAATTTAACTTCAAAATCTACTTTACCAAAGATAGAAATTTTAATCGTACAGGATTCTTACTCCTCAGCAGAAGCGATCGCATCTTTACTTATTAAAGCTGGATTTAAATTGATTTGGCATCAAGTAAGCACTCAAGCTGATTATCTTGCTCATTTAAGTCGTGATCTTGATTTGATTTTGGTTGATGATTGTCAGACTCAATTGCCAAGTAAAGAAGCATTAAGATTATGGGTCGAAAAAAAGCTAACCATACCTGTATTAATTATCAATGGGGAAGGTAAAATACCAGATGCAGTAGCAGCGATTAAAGCAGGAGCTAGTAATTATTTAACTAGCGCAGAAATGAAGCAATTGCCTTTAGCGGTTGAGCAAGTTTTACAAGAGCAATTTCATTTTTGTGTTCAACTAAGAAAATGTGTTCACGAAAGTGAGCAACAGCTACAAAAGCTAATTACTGAAAATGCCGATGGCATTATTGCAGTTGACGAACAAGGAATTGTTCAGTTTGTTAATCCCGCAGCACTTCAACTCTTACAAAAATCATCCACTCAGCTACTTGGCGAGTCATTCGGTTTTCCTGTAGTTAATGGAGATTATTTAGAAGTAGATATTCCTCAAACTCAAGGACATATTTTAGTTGCCCAAATGCGTGTGAGTCAAATTCTTTGGCAAGGGACGACTGCTTATCTTGTTTCTCTGCGAGATATTACCAAACTCAAACAAGCAGAGGAAGAAAAAGTCAAATTGTTGGCAGAAGCTCAAGCAGCTAATCGTGCTAAAGACGAATTTTTAGCAATTTTGTCTCACGAACTAAGAACTCCTTTGAATCCAATTGTAGGATGGTCACAGCTTATTAGTGGCGGGACACTTAATCAAACTCAAATTGAGCAAGGAGTAGAAATTATTCACCGCAACGCGATGTTGCAAGCTCAACTAATTGAAGAAATTTTAGATCTTTCTCGCATCGTTCGTGGCAAGCTGCAATTGGAAATATCAAAGGTAAATTTGAGCAAAATTGTCACTTATGCCCTTGAAAACTTGCATTTGGCAGCCCAAGCTAAATCGATTGAAATTATCACTCATTTTGAGCCAGATCTAGGTTTGGTTTACGGCGATCCTACTCGTTTACAACAAGTGATTTGGAATTTATTATCTAATGCAGTTAAATTTACTAGCGATCGCGGTAGGATAGAAATAACTCTCAAGAAGATTGGTAACACGGCGCAACTTCAAGTAACAGATAACGGCAAAGGAATTGAACCAGAATTTTTACCTTATGTGTTTGATTATTTTCGTCAGGCGGAAAATGTTACTAGTCGAGTAGTTGGTGGACTAGGATTGGGACTAGCGATTGTTCGTCACTTAGTCGAACTGCATGGAGGTACGGTAACTGCTCACAGTGATGGTATTGGGCAAGGTGCAACTTTTATTGTGACTCTTCCCATGATTGATAGTTGTGAGCAATCAAAGTCAGAGGGAAGTTTGTTTCGCTCTTTGAAGGATCTTAGTCAGGTCAAAGTTTTAGTGGTAGATGATGATGAAAGTTCTAGAAACTTACTAGTTGGTGTACTAAAAAATGAAGGAGCAGAAGCGATCGCTACAGCTTCGGGAAGTGATGCTTTAACCGCTATTCAAAAATCCCATCCAGATATTTTAGTCAGTGACATTGTTATGCCAGAAATGGATGGCTATCAATTAATTCAAAGAGTTAGAGAACTACCTGCCGAACAAGGAGGAAATCTAAGTGCGATCTCTTTAAGTGCTTATACTTCTTCAATTGATGCTCAACAAAGTCTAGCAGCAGGTTTTGATCTTCATCTCAATAAACCTTTAGATCTCAATAATTTTCTCAAGGTTGTCACTCAATTAGCTCAGAAAAATCTTTAA
- a CDS encoding HhoA/HhoB/HtrA family serine endopeptidase: MSIAPKYFIADRKNWHRHLIIYLLTIIISLGLVILNPPTAKAESASSKQLESIKEVTPEIILDQNSIPSPTQQANFVTTVSKAVEPAVVQVNVSRALDGVFLPPFFGRQPGNLPSQPTLRGLGSGFVIDPNGLILTNAHVVNQADEVTVSFQDGRLLNGEVLGKDPVTDIAVVKVEATDLPTVKIGDSDRVEQGQWAIAIGNPLGLQETVTVGVISATHRFSRDIGIADKRIGFLQTDAAINPGNSGGPLLNAQGEVIGVNTAIIGGTQGLGFAIPINTAQNIAQQLISTGKVEHPYIGIEMVALTPEIKHRLNQIPNRKQRVNQDHGLLIVTVQPDSPASAARLHVGDVIVGIDGQSITKADTLQQLLDRNGVGHKMQLELDREGKNVAIAVIPQSLPLDPAYPR; the protein is encoded by the coding sequence ATGAGCATTGCACCAAAATACTTCATCGCCGATCGCAAGAACTGGCATCGTCATCTAATTATTTATTTATTAACAATAATTATTAGTCTGGGTTTAGTTATTCTTAATCCCCCAACAGCAAAAGCTGAATCAGCATCATCAAAACAATTGGAATCAATTAAAGAAGTAACACCAGAAATTATTCTCGATCAAAATTCAATTCCATCGCCAACTCAACAAGCAAACTTTGTAACTACTGTTAGTAAAGCAGTTGAACCTGCCGTAGTTCAAGTTAATGTTTCTCGTGCTTTAGATGGTGTATTTTTACCTCCTTTCTTTGGTAGACAACCAGGAAATTTGCCTTCTCAACCAACTTTACGGGGACTGGGTTCTGGTTTTGTCATCGATCCTAACGGTCTAATTTTAACTAATGCTCATGTAGTCAACCAAGCTGATGAGGTGACAGTTTCGTTTCAAGATGGTCGTCTTTTGAATGGTGAAGTGTTAGGAAAAGATCCTGTTACTGATATAGCTGTAGTTAAGGTAGAAGCAACAGATTTACCTACTGTGAAAATTGGAGATAGCGATCGCGTGGAACAGGGACAATGGGCGATCGCAATTGGCAATCCTTTAGGTTTACAAGAAACGGTTACGGTAGGTGTGATCAGTGCTACTCATCGTTTCAGTCGTGATATCGGCATTGCAGATAAACGAATTGGTTTTCTGCAAACTGATGCAGCAATCAATCCAGGTAATTCGGGAGGTCCTTTACTCAATGCCCAAGGAGAAGTAATTGGTGTCAATACAGCCATTATTGGTGGCACTCAAGGACTTGGTTTTGCGATTCCTATTAATACGGCTCAAAATATTGCTCAACAATTGATTTCCACAGGAAAAGTAGAACATCCTTATATTGGGATTGAAATGGTTGCTTTAACTCCAGAAATCAAACATAGATTAAATCAAATTCCCAATCGTAAACAAAGAGTTAATCAAGATCATGGACTTCTCATTGTGACAGTTCAACCTGATTCCCCCGCATCAGCAGCAAGACTTCATGTCGGAGATGTGATTGTCGGAATTGATGGTCAATCTATTACAAAAGCTGACACCTTACAACAATTACTAGACCGCAATGGGGTTGGTCATAAAATGCAATTAGAGCTAGACCGAGAAGGCAAAAACGTGGCCATAGCTGTCATTCCTCAATCTTTACCGCTCGATCCCGCTTACCCTAGATAA